Proteins encoded in a region of the Patescibacteria group bacterium genome:
- a CDS encoding TlpA disulfide reductase family protein: MKYLILISQLLYFSACSGQLLNKKDWFTLTGIIKGSDTGIIVLWHPDTLGKWIKDTCILIKGKFRFGGPIHTPSYVHLISSTIDGNYASFFLEKGKQSIILKKNNFDNYQMRGSETQKETEPLRKKITTLEKKKSQLTSIYESKKDSSAQSRKKLENQIQLINEKEKTIRIAFIKKNPNSYASPTELLGLINFISFDMSNSLLNAFSPKIKESSTALLCKKEIDKKKQLISGVFLPDFIEKDIKGENISLSHFIGKYVLLDFWASWCIPCRKEIPHLKEVYLKYQKKGFEIIAISNDNDKIKWENAVQNEAIKNWVNIIESNQIKSIFQGVTVLPTQILLDPEGKIIWSSIEDNHHSWEDILARELQ; encoded by the coding sequence GTGAAATATCTTATTCTGATCAGTCAGCTTTTATATTTTTCGGCTTGCTCTGGTCAGTTATTAAATAAAAAGGACTGGTTCACGTTAACAGGAATAATTAAGGGCAGTGATACGGGTATAATAGTTCTATGGCATCCTGATACTTTGGGCAAATGGATTAAAGATACCTGCATCTTAATAAAAGGGAAGTTCCGGTTTGGCGGACCCATTCATACACCCTCATACGTACACTTAATTAGCTCAACAATAGATGGTAATTATGCAAGTTTTTTCTTAGAAAAGGGTAAACAATCAATAATTCTTAAGAAAAATAACTTTGATAATTATCAAATGAGAGGCTCTGAAACACAAAAAGAAACTGAACCCCTCAGAAAAAAAATTACTACATTAGAAAAAAAGAAAAGCCAACTTACCTCAATTTATGAAAGTAAAAAAGATAGTTCGGCACAAAGTAGAAAAAAACTTGAAAATCAAATACAATTAATAAATGAGAAAGAAAAAACCATAAGAATAGCCTTTATCAAAAAAAATCCAAACTCATATGCAAGCCCGACAGAGTTACTTGGCTTAATTAATTTTATTTCGTTCGACATGTCAAATTCGCTTCTTAATGCATTTAGTCCTAAAATAAAAGAAAGTAGCACTGCCTTATTGTGTAAAAAAGAAATTGATAAGAAAAAACAGCTGATATCCGGCGTTTTTCTTCCTGATTTTATAGAGAAAGATATAAAGGGTGAAAATATTAGTTTATCTCATTTTATAGGAAAATATGTCTTACTTGATTTTTGGGCCAGTTGGTGTATCCCATGCCGAAAAGAAATTCCCCATTTAAAAGAAGTGTATCTAAAATATCAGAAAAAAGGGTTTGAAATAATCGCTATTTCAAATGACAATGATAAAATCAAATGGGAAAACGCAGTTCAGAATGAAGCGATCAAAAATTGGGTCAATATTATTGAAAGCAATCAGATTAAATCAATTTTTCAAGGAGTGACGGTACTTCCCACCCAAATTCTTCTTGATCCTGAAGGAAAAATTATCTGGAGTTCTATTGAAGATAATCACCACAGTTGGGAAGATATATTGGCAAGAGAATTGCAATGA